The genomic interval AGGGCGTGGAATCGGTTATCAATCCTTTTGACGAATACGCCATTGAAGAAGGCGTGCGGCTAAAAGAGCGTTTCGGCGGAAAAGTCACCGTTATAACTATGGGTCCGCCGCAGGCCGAGAAAGCCCTGAGGGAAGCCGTGGGGCGCGGAGCCGACGCCGCGGTGCTTATAAGCGACCGGGCCTTCGCCGGAGCCGACACGTGGGCCACATCGCACACTCTTTCAAGAGCCGTGCGCACGATAGGCGAATATGACATAGTCATTTGCGGAAAACAGGCCACCGACGGAGATACCGCCCAGGTAGGCCCCGGCGTGGCCGAGATGCTCGACATTCCTCACGTCGCCTATGTGAAAAAAATAGAAAATGTGCAGGATAATCTTATGACGGTCGAGAGGATGATGGAAGACGGGTTCGATATCATCGAAGTCCCGCTGCCCGCCCTCATAACCGTGGTCAAAGAGATAAACACTCCGCGGCTGCCGTCGCTCAAAGGTATGATGGCTTCCAAGAAAGCCGTGATACCCCATTGGGGAGCCAAAGAACTCGGCGCCGACAAGAACGACATAGGCCTGAACGGCTCGCCCACACAGGTTATGAAGATTTTCACTCCGCCCCCCCGTCCGGGCGGGGAAACTCTCATCGGCGCTCCCGAAGAAATCTCCCGCTCCCTCGTCGAAAAACTCAAAAATCTCAAGGTGATTTGAAATGGCCAACGAAATCCGAGTACTCAAAGAAAAATGCACCGGCTGTACGCTTTGTTACAGGGAGTGTATGTTCGGAGCAATATCCATTATAGACGAAGATCGTCAGATTGCCGACGGCAGAAGAATAAAAAAACTTGCCTCGATAGATTTGGATAAATGCACGTTTTGCGGAGCGTGCGTCGCCGCGTGCAAAAAATTCGCGGCGATAGAACTTAAAAAAGACGAGGCCGCCGTTCATCTTGATATCGATCCGGCTCACTACCGCGGCGTATGGATTTACGCCGAACAGCGCCACGGCGAGATATCGCCGGTTGTTTATGAACTCTCCGCCGAGGCCCGCCGTCTGGCGGACAAGCTCGGTGTAAACCTTTCGGCCGTGCTGATGGGCGATAAAATCGAGCCCAAGGCCAAAGACCTGATCAACCACGGCGCCGACAAAGTATACGTTTTCGACGATCCGGTTCTTGCGGAATTTCAGGATGACCCGTATTCGGAACTGCTTTCCAAGCTTATAGCCGAAGAAAAACCCGAGATAGTGTTAATGGGCGCCACCAATATCGGCCGTTCCTTCGCGTCGCGCGTTGCCGCCAAGATTCGCACGGGGCTTACCGCCGACTGCACGGCTCTGGATATCGACACGGCCAACCGCAATCTGTTGCAGACGCGTCCGGCCTTCGGCGGAAACATAATGGCCACCATCCTTACGCCGCGCCATCGTCCGCAGATGGCGACGGTACGGCATAAGGTTTTCAAGCCCGGAGTTCCCGATCCCGCCAGAAAGGGCGAAGTCGTCAAGAAAAATGTCAATCATTCGGAGTTGGTTGTCCGCACGAAATTTCTGCGTTTCATCAAAGATACGTCGGCAAAGGTCAATCTGGCGGACGCCGACATAATCGTATCCGGCGGGCGCGGTCTCTGCAAGGCGGAAGGTTTTAAACTTGTGGAGGAACTCGCCGAAGCGCTCGGCGGAGCCGTGGGATCTTCGCGGGCGGCCGTCGACGCCGGCTGGATACCCTATTCCCATCAGGTCGGCCAGACGGGAAGAACCGTCAGCCCCAAGATATACGTGGCCTGCGGAATATCGGGTCAGATTCAGCATCTCGTCGGAATGAACTCCTCGGACTTGATTATCGCAATCAACAAAGACAATACCTGCCCTATGATGAAAATGGCGACCTTCGCCCTGGAAGGCGACCTCTACGAAATCATTCCCGCTCTTGTAAAAGCGCTCAAAGAAAGATGATGCGCGCGGCCTCCCGCAAAAAGTCGTCGGCGTCTCCGCCGGAACGTTCCGTCGCTTCCCCACGAAAGCATATAGTCATCGTCGGCGCGGGAGCTATGGGTACGCTGTTTGCGGCGTTGCTTTCAAAGTCCCGCCGCGCCGAGGTAACTCTTGTCGCAAAGAATAATTACGCGCCGCCGTCATCCGGCCGCGATGGCGTGACTGTATCGGGGAAAACCCGCCTTCAAATCCCCGCCGGAAAAATCAAAATAGTATCATCTTTCCCTTCTTCGCCCAAGGCAAAAACTTCGCCGGCCGATGTCGCCGTAATTCTGGTAAAATCTTCCGATACCCGTTCCGCCGCGACGGCTTTGCTGCCGTTTGTCGACGGTAAAACAGTCGTTGTAACTTTTCAGAACGGTCTGGGTAATGTGGAAGCCGTAAAGGAAATTCTCGATCCGGCTCGCCCCGCCGCCGTGCTATCGGGCGCCACGACCCACGGCGCAAGGATTAGATTCCCGCGTGTTGTCGAGCATACAGGCAATGGGGAGACACTTATCGCCTATGATTCGGCGCAGGAAAAAAAATACGCTTTGGTGGCTGCGCGGATTTTGGCGTCGTCGGGACTGGCCACGCGGCCGCGCAAGGATTCTGCCTCGATACTGTGGTCAAAACTCGTCGTCAACGCGGCCATAAATCCGGTCGGCGCGGTTTTTTCTCAGACCAACGGCGAAATCCTTAAAAATGACTTCGCGTTGAAAATCGCGTTGTCGGCCGCTTTTGAGGCCGCCTCGGTCGCGCGGGCTCTGGGCATAAAATTATTGTATCCCTCGGCGGAGAATAAAGTCAAATCGGTGCTTGCGGCGACCTCATCGAACAGAAACTCGATGTTGCAGGACGTATCCGCCGGACGACCCACCGAAATCGAAGCCATTAACGGCTCTGTGATCAGAGCGGCGCGGCGTGTCGGTGTTAAAACGCCGTACAACAGGGTGCTTTACAGCAGCGTAAAAATTTGTCTGTAAACCAAAACTTTTTTTGTCTTTAATAAACCCGTCTGTTTCCTGCCTTCCCCGTCGCAGATTGGCGGGAAAAACCCCATACAAGCGTCTATGAGGCGTGCGGTTTTCCTCTCGGCACCCTCACCTTAATCCTCTCCCGTAATAGGGAGAGGAAAATTATTGTCCGTGTTTGAGGGCAACAAGCAAAAAAAGATTTACTCTGAAACGTTTATGCCATCGATATAAAACTTAGCGTCGGGTTTCGTCGGATTTTGTATAATATCTCCGCAAAAATCCCCCGTACCCCCTTTTACAAAGGGGGAATAAAGCGCCTCTCTTTGAAAACTTGTTTCCGAATATTTAGGGGAAAGAAGGCAGGGGAGATTTATAAAACAAATAAATGATGAATAAAAATTTTCTTGCCGTTTCGGGCTCTCATAGCGAAATGGGCTTCCGGCAGGGCGCGGAGTTCGCCGCCGACATCAAGGGGACTTTCAAGCGCGTTCTCGGATTCGACGGCATAAAGCTCGTAAAACCTTTTTTTATGCCCAAGTCCGTTTTCGGGTGGTTTATGAAGCGTGAAATCGCCGCCAAATGGCTTGGCAATATCAGAGTTATGGCGCCGCACCAGTACGAGCGGCTTTTGGGCATAGCGGAGGGCGCCGATACTCCGATGGAGGAGCTTCTTTCGATTCAGGCGTTGGAGGTTATGGCCGACGACGTGTCTTTGGTCATAGAGGGCTGCTTCTCGGCCGCCCTGCATCCGTCGAGGACGGTTTCCGGCGAGCCGGCGGTTATAAAGAATTTCGATTTCATCCGTGATTTCGCCGACGATAATATCGCGCGCATATCGTCGCCTAAGACGGGTTTTGCCAGTTTTGAACTCACTTACAAGCAAATTACCGGTTCGCACGACGGAATGAACGAGAAGGGACTTGTAATAACTTATAATTACGGGCTTACCGCCGAAAAAACCGAGGCGCGTCTTCCGATAACCCTTTTGGTGCAGGAAATTCTTGAAAACTGCGCGACCGTCGAGCAGGCGCTTGCGCTCGTCGGGAATTTCCGTTTTCCGAACGCCGCCATATTGACTGTGGCGGACGTTTCCGGCGCGGCGGCTTCCGTGGAGATAACTCCCGAGCATATCGCGGTTAGACGTCCGGCAAACGGCGTGATAGTCAATACCAATTTTTTCTCGACCGACGAAATAAAGAAATTCGACATCCCCCGCTCGGCTATGTATTCGAAAAAAGCCCCCGCGGGAATTCGGGGAAGAAGGATTCACGAAACGAACGAGCTGCGGTATGATCGCGCCATGGAGTTAATTAATTCAAACAAAAAACTTTCCGAAGACGACCTTATAAAGATTCTATCGGATCATTCGGGCGCCGTCGGTTCGGAAGATACTATCTGCAGGCACGGCGATTTTTTCAGGACTCAGGTATCCGCGATTTTTTATCCCAGGCGCCGCCGCATACTTGTGTCATTCGGGTTTCCCTGTCTGTCGGAGTTCAGCGAATATATTTTTTGACTCCGCTAAATGAAAAAAATATCCGATATATTATCTTCGGGCAAGACGACGCTTTCTTTCGAGTTTTTTCCTCCCAAAACTCCTCCGGGAAGAATTAAACTTTACGAGAAGGCGTCGCGTTTGACGGAACTCTCGCCGGATTTTTTTTCGGTGACATACGGCGCCGTCGGGGGAACGCGCGAATTTACCGAAGAAGTGGCCGGAGAACTACAAAACAGGTTTGGCGTTCCGGTTATGCAGCATCTTGCCGCTGTCGGACATTCCGCCGCGGATATCAGAAATATGCTCGATAAAATGAAAGTCCGCGGCATACGAAACGTAATGGCTTTAAGGGGAGATGTTCCGGACGGCGTCAGCGTTTCGTCCGTCGAAAAATTCCCTTATGCCGCGGATTTGTGCCGGTTTATCGTTTCCGAATACGGTGATTATTTTTCCGTCGGAGTGGCCGGTTATCCCGAGGGGCATCCCGATACTCCGGATCCGGACGTCGGCGCCGAGCATCTTAAAATGAAAATTGCCGCGGGCGGCGAGTTTGTGGTCACCCAGCTTTTTTTCGACAATGACAAATTTTTCCGCTATATGCGTATGCTCGCGGCGCATGGTCTTAAGGCGCGTGTTATCCCCGGGGTGCTGCCGATAACCGACTACGGACGGCTTCTGTCTTTTTGTCAGAAATGCAAAGTGGATATTCCCGAAGAAGTTCATAAAAGATTCCGCCCGATAGCCACAGACGCGGCGGCGACTTTCAAAGAGGGCGTGGCGTTGGCGCGCGCGCAGTGCGATGATCTTTTGTCGCGCGGGGCGGGCGGGCTGCATATTTATACGCTCAATCAGTCCGAGGCGGCCGCCTCGACGGTGGAAGGTTTGATAAAATGAAACGCGTTAAATCCGCGAATCTCGCGGAGATGAAAATATCGTCTTATTTGTCGGCGTTGTCGGCGCGGATGCCTTCGCCCGGCGGAGGTTCCGCCGCGGCTTTGGCGGCGGCTTTGGGCGTGGCTTGCGCTCTGAAAGCGGCGGCTTTTACAAAGGTGGAATGTCTTCCGCCTTCGCGCCGCAAGGTCTTTAAGGCGGCCTCAAGGGTTCTTGTGACGGCTCGCGGAGTTTTCGAGCGCGCCGTATCGCGGGATGCCGTCGCGTATTTCAAAGTTTCCGCGGCGGCAAAGCGGCTATCCGCGGCTCCTTCGGGGAGCATTGAAGCGTCTCGGGCGGCGGGGCGGTTTGCCTCGGCTCTGGAGCGCGCCTCGGAGGTACCCTCCGAGGCGGCGCGCGAAGCGCGCCGAGCGGCGCGCGCCATCGCCGGAAGCCGTCGCGATTTCAACCCGCGTTTCGCTTCCGACATCGCCTGCGCCGAACTGCTTCTTGCGTCCGCGGCGCGCGCCTGCGCGCTCCTGGCGGCGGAAAATCTGGCCGCGGCCCGCCGTGCCCTGTCCGGAGCCAAAAAATGAAAGCCAAAATAATCGACGGCAGAGCCATCGCCTCAAAAATTGTCGCCGCCGCGCGGGAGAAAATCGCCCGGCCGGGCGCTGCCCCGGTGGTGCTTGTGTCGGTAGTTGTGGGCGACGATCCTTCGGTGGCGTCGTACGTAATAACACAAAAGAAAGTATGCGCCGGGGCGGGAATATTACACGAGACGGTCAAATTCGACTCAACAATAGCAAAGCGCGAGTTGC from Elusimicrobia bacterium HGW-Elusimicrobia-1 carries:
- a CDS encoding electron transfer flavoprotein subunit beta; amino-acid sequence: MNIIVCIKQVPNTTNVQIDEKTGTLKREGVESVINPFDEYAIEEGVRLKERFGGKVTVITMGPPQAEKALREAVGRGADAAVLISDRAFAGADTWATSHTLSRAVRTIGEYDIVICGKQATDGDTAQVGPGVAEMLDIPHVAYVKKIENVQDNLMTVERMMEDGFDIIEVPLPALITVVKEINTPRLPSLKGMMASKKAVIPHWGAKELGADKNDIGLNGSPTQVMKIFTPPPRPGGETLIGAPEEISRSLVEKLKNLKVI
- a CDS encoding electron transfer flavoprotein subunit alpha, whose translation is MANEIRVLKEKCTGCTLCYRECMFGAISIIDEDRQIADGRRIKKLASIDLDKCTFCGACVAACKKFAAIELKKDEAAVHLDIDPAHYRGVWIYAEQRHGEISPVVYELSAEARRLADKLGVNLSAVLMGDKIEPKAKDLINHGADKVYVFDDPVLAEFQDDPYSELLSKLIAEEKPEIVLMGATNIGRSFASRVAAKIRTGLTADCTALDIDTANRNLLQTRPAFGGNIMATILTPRHRPQMATVRHKVFKPGVPDPARKGEVVKKNVNHSELVVRTKFLRFIKDTSAKVNLADADIIVSGGRGLCKAEGFKLVEELAEALGGAVGSSRAAVDAGWIPYSHQVGQTGRTVSPKIYVACGISGQIQHLVGMNSSDLIIAINKDNTCPMMKMATFALEGDLYEIIPALVKALKER
- a CDS encoding 5,10-methylenetetrahydrofolate reductase produces the protein MKKISDILSSGKTTLSFEFFPPKTPPGRIKLYEKASRLTELSPDFFSVTYGAVGGTREFTEEVAGELQNRFGVPVMQHLAAVGHSAADIRNMLDKMKVRGIRNVMALRGDVPDGVSVSSVEKFPYAADLCRFIVSEYGDYFSVGVAGYPEGHPDTPDPDVGAEHLKMKIAAGGEFVVTQLFFDNDKFFRYMRMLAAHGLKARVIPGVLPITDYGRLLSFCQKCKVDIPEEVHKRFRPIATDAAATFKEGVALARAQCDDLLSRGAGGLHIYTLNQSEAAASTVEGLIK